Genomic segment of Cereibacter sphaeroides 2.4.1:
CTCCCACAGCCGCGAGGGCGCGAGGAAGTAGCCCTGGGTCGCGGCGGCAAAGAGGAGCATCGCCACCGTCGCCACCGCGAAGACGCCCACGGCCTGAAGGATGCCCGCCCATGTCCCCAGATCGACGCCATAGAGGATCAGCGTCGGGTTGTAGATGAAGAGGAAGGGCAGCGCCGCCGTCCGCAGCGAATAGAAGAAGGCGGTGATCCCGGTGCGGATCGGATCGCCCCCCCGAGACGGCTGCGGCGGCGAAGCTCGCGAGGCCCACGGGCGGGGTCACGTCGGCCATGATGCCGAAGTAGAAGACGAAGAGATGCGCCGCGATCAGCGGCACGATCAGCCCCTCCTGCGCGCCGAGCGAGACCACGACCGAGGCCATCAGCGAGGAGACCACGATGTAGTTGGCCGTCGTGGGCAGCCCCATCCCGAGGATCAGCGAGAAGAGCCCCACGAGCAGCAGCATGATGAAGAGGTTGCCGCCCGAGAGCATCTCGACGAGGCCGGCCAGTTCGGTGCCGATCGGGGTCTTGGTCACGGTCGCCACGATGATGCCCGCCGCCGCCGTGGCGACGCCGATGCCGATCATGTTGCGCGCGCCCGCGATCATGCCCTCGATCAGGTCGCCGAAGCCCGCGCCGAAGGCCTGCCCCACATCCTCGCCGCGGAACAAAGCCTTCAGCGGCCGCTGAGTCACGATGATGAAGATCATCACCGCCACGGCATAGAAGGCCGACTTTCCGGGCGACTGCATCTCGATCATCAGGAACCAGACGAGGACGAGGATCGGCAGCAGGTAATGCAGGCCGGTGGGGAAGACCTCGGCCACCGCGGGGAGCCGGATCTGGCGCGCGTTCGGATCGTCGAGCGCGAGATCGGGCCGGCGCGCCGAGACGCGCACCATCAGCACATAGGCCAGGCCCAGCACGGCCATCACGATCCAGTCCGAGATCCCGGGTGCAGCCCCGCGCAGCGCCTGGATCGCCCAGACGAGGCCGGTGAAGGCTGCGCCCGTCACCACGAAGCCCACAGCGATCTTCGCGAACATGCGCCCGAGGTTGGCCGCCGGTCCGAGCGCGGGCATGTCCTGCTTCAGCGCCTCGAGATGCACGATATAGACCAGTGCGATGTAGGAGATCACCGCCGGGATGAAGGCGTGCTTGATGACCTCGACGTAGGAGATGCCCACGAACTCGACCATCAGGAAGGCGGCGGCGCCCATCACCGGCGGCATGATCTGCCCGTTGACCGACGAGGCCACCTCGACCGCGCCCGCCTTTTCCGACGAGAAGCCCACCCGCTTCATCAGGGGGATGGTGAAGGTGCCCGTCGTCACCACGTTGGCGATGGAGGAGCCGGAGATGAGGCCCGTCATGGCCGAGCCCACGACGGCGGCCTTGGCAGGTCCGCCGCGCAGCGCGCCCAGACCCGCGAAGGCCAGCTGGATGAAGTAGTTGCCGGCTCCCGCCTTGTCGAGCAGCGCCCCGAACAGGACGAAGAGGAAGACGAAGGCCGTCGAGACGCCGAGCGGAATGCCGAACACGCCGTTGGTGTCGAGCCACTGGGCATTCACGATCGAGGTGAAGGAGAGGCCCGAATGGGCGATGATGTCGGGAATGAGCCAGCCCTGCCCGACCCAGGCGTAGAGCAGGAAGATCGCCCCCACCACGGTCAGCGCGGGCCCGAGCGCGCGGCGCGAGGCCTCGAGGAGGAGCACGATCCCCACCGCGCCCACCACGATCTGGGTCTGGGTCGGCAGGCCTGCGCGCGCGGTCGCGGCCAGCTCGCGCGAATAGAGGAAGACATAGAAGGCGCAGCCCGCCCCCGCGAGGGCCAGCACCCAGTCGAGGATCGGCACCCGGTCGCGCGGCGAACTCTTCAGCGCCGGATAGGCGAGGAAGGCCAGCAGGATCGCGAAGGTCAGGTGGATGGGCCGGGTCTGCGACGAGTTCAGCACGGGCAGATACTGGCCGAACCAGAGCTGCGGCTGCGCGATCCAGAGCTGGAACAGCGACCACAGGAACGCCGTCGCCGCGATCAGGATCGCGACGGTGCGGTTGGAGGGATTTCGTCCGCCGCTGTCGGTGCTCGCGACGAGATCCTGAAGCTCCTCGTCGGTGAAGCTGCGGCTCTTCGGCTGGGTCTCGTCTGTCATGCGTCCCTCCTGCGCGAAGGGCCGCCGCAGCGACAGCTTACGGCGGCCCGGAGATCCCGCCCCGTCAGGGGCGCAGGATCACTTGATGAGGCCGGCCTCGCGGAAATACTTCTCCGCGCCCGGATGCAGAGGCGCCGAAAGGCCGTCGCTCACCATCTCCGACGGTTCGAGCTCGGCGAAGGCCGGGTGCAGGCTGCGGAACTGGTCGATGTCGGAGAAGACCGCCTTGACCAGCGCATAGACCACGTCGTCCGGCGTGTTGGCCGAGGTCACGAGCGTCGCGCCCACGCCGAAGGTCTGGGTGGGTTCGGCATTGCCGCGATACATGCCGCCCGGAATGGTGGCCTTGCGGTAGTAGGGGTTCGCCTCCACCAGCTTGTCGACGGCCTCGCCCGCGACATTGACCAGCACCGCGTCGCAGGCGGTGGTGGCTTCCTGGATCGAGCCCGACGGGTGACCCACGGTATAGACCATCGCGTCGATGTTGTTGTCGCAGAGCGCCTGGCTCTGTTCGCCGGCCTGCAGCTCGGAGGTCAGGGTGAAGTCGCCCATCGTCCAGCCGAGTTCCTTCATCAGCACTTCCATCGTGTCGCGCTGGCCCGAGCCCGGGTTGCCCACGTTCACGCGCTTGCCCTTCAGATCCTCGAAGTTGGCGATCCCGGCATCGGCGCGGGCCACCACGGTGAAGGGCTCGGGATGCAGCGAGAAGACCGAGCGCAGCTCAGGATAGGCGCCCTGATCGGCGAAGGTGCCCTCGCCCTCGTAGGCCTTGTACTGCACGTCCGACTGGGCCACGCCGAAGTCGAGCTCGCCCGAGCGCACGGCGTTGACGTTGTAGACCGAGCCCCCGGTGCTTTCGACGGCGCAGCGGATCCCGTGCTCGGCGCGGTTGCGCGACATCATCCGGCAGATCGCGCCGCCCGTGGGATAGTAGACGCCGGTCACGGCACCCGTGCCGATGGAAATGAAATTGTCCTGAGCGAGGGCCGGCGCCGCCAGTATGGCCAGCGCTCCCGCAAGCGCGCCCGCCAGAGCAGGTTTCCCTGTTCTCATGTTTCGTTCCTCCTGTTGGTCTTGGCCTCGGATGGGTAATGCATTTGTGATATTTCCCGACCAACGACAATGCAATTGAATTGTCTTGCCGGAGGACCTTCCTGTGGTAGCGTCCGCCGGATCCAACGGAATGCCGAACCGCCCGCCATGCAGCAGGAGACCGAGATCCGAGAGGCGCTGGCCCGTGTCGCGGCGGGCGATGCGCCGATCCTCCGGGGCTTCGCGGTCTGGCTGCTCGACAATCTCTCGGCCGTAGCCTTCAACTCGACCCGCAGCCTCGCGGCCCTCGCCGGCACCAACCCCAACACGGTGACGCGGCTCGCGCGCGAGATTGGCTTCGACGGCTACGACAGTTTCCGCTCGGCTGTGCAGGAGGTCGTGCAGCGCCGCAACATCCGCTACGGCGAGCGGGCCGAGGCGCTGCGCCACCGGTCGGAGGCCGACATCTGGGGCGAGGCGCTGACCGCCAACCTCGGCAATATCGAGACGCTCTTCTCGGCCGAGGGCATGGACCTGCTCGAAAGCTGCGTCGAGCCGCTGCTCGCCGCGCGCCGCGTCCATACGATCGGGGTCCGAAGCTGCTTCGGGCTTGCCCATTACTTCTCCTATGTCGGGGGGCGGGCCTTCGCGAACTTCATCGAGGTGCCGGTGACGCCGGGCGCCATCCTCGATCAGGTCGCCTCGGCCACGCCCGAGGATATCGTGGTCGCCATCACCTACGAGCATTATTCCGCCGAGGTGGTCCGCGCCTGCCATGTCGCGCGCAGCTGCGGGGCGCGGATCCTCGCGCTGACCGACAGCCATTCCGCGCCGGTGGCCGAAGGCGCCTGGAAGGTGGTGCGCCTGCCCATGGCCGGGCCGCAGATCCTGCCGTCGCTGACGGCGGCCTATATCGCGCTCGAGCTGCTCCTGTCGGCCATGGCCGCGCGCTCGCCCGATGCCGCGGCGCGCCTTCTGGGCTTCGAGGCGCGGATGGAGCGGTTCGGCGGCTATGTCCGGCACCGCTGAGAGCGCTCCGTGACGCGGCTCCGACCGAGGCTGGTGCATGACCGCGCTCGATGAGACTGCCTGTCCCTTCGTCCCGCGCATCCGCTGAACGGTCCGTCTCGGAGGCTGCCCCATCGGCCGGCGCACCGTGCAACCGATGCCTCCGCGGCGCCGCTCTCCGGAATTTGTGCGTTGCCTTGCAAGGACCTTACGCTAGCCTGATCGGAGAGGGCCACACGGCCGAAAGCGGGCCTGCGCCAGACCCTGCGGCACCGCTCGGTGCCTCGCCCCGGGCGGTCTGCCGCCTTCCCCCAACGCGGCCCTGCCGCCCAGACAAGGAGATCCCATGGCCAAGAAGATCTACTGCGCCTTCGGCACCGACATCGATTCGGTGGCGGGCTGGATCGGGTCCTACGGCGGCGGCGACAGCCCTTCGGACATCCAGCGCGGCATCTTCGCCACCGAGGTGGGCATCCCGCGCCTGCTGCGGCTGTTCAGGAAATACGACCTGCGCACCAGCTTCTTCATCCCCGGTCATTCGCTCGAGACCTTCCCGGACCAGATGAAGATGATCGTCGACCACGGCCACGAGATCGGCGCGCACGGCTATCTGCACGAGAACCCCGTCGCCATGACTGCGCAGCAGGAAGAGGATGTGCTGGTCAAGTCGATCGAGCTGATCGACAAGCTCTCCGGCCGCGCGCCGCGGGGCTATGTCGCCCCCTGGTGGGAGATGTCGGCCGCGACCGCGGGCCTGCTGAAGAAATACGATTTCAGCTACGACCACAGTCAGGGCTACCGCGACTTCCAGCCCTTCTATGCCCGCGTCGGCGACGAATGGAACGTGATCGACTATACCAAGCAGGCGCGCGACTGGATGCATCCGCTGAAGCACGGCCACGAGATCGACCTCGTGGACATCGCGGCCAACTGGTATGTCGACGATCTGCCGCCGATGATGTTCATGAAGAAGGCGCCGAACAGCCACGGCTTCGTCAATCCGCGCGATATCGAGGAGATGTGGCGCGACCAGTTCGACTGGGTCTATCGCGAGATGGATTATGCCGTCTTCGCCTTCACCATCCACCCCGACGTGTCGGGCCGGCCGCAGGTGCTGCTGATGCTCGAGCGCCTGATCGAATATATCAACGGCCACGAAGGCGTCGAATGGGCGACCTTCGAGGAGATCGCCGACGACTTCCGCGCCCGCTACCCGTTCGAGGGCAAGGAGCGGCCCGAGGTCATCTGAAACCGGAGCGGAGGCCCGACCATGTGCAGCGCCTGCGGCTTTCCCGCGGCCCCCGGACACTGGACCGACGCCGGGGCCGCGACCCCCGGCGAGCGGCTGCGCCTCCGCTTCACTCGAGTTGCGGCTGTCAACCGGCTGCTGGCGCCCTACGGGCTCAAGGCCCACGACGACGGGGCGACGCCGGGCCTCCAGCTTTTCGCGCCGGACGGCCGGCGCGAGCTGGTGGCCGATCTCGAGGCGCTCTGGGCCGCGGCGGGACGCATGGCCGGGGCGCCCATTGACCCACTGTCGCCGCGCGCGCTCGGCGATGGCTGAGGCGCGGCGGGACGGGCGGCTGCCGCTTACGCTCGTCGGAGGCTTTCTCGGCGCGGGCAAGAGCACCTGGCTGCGCCATCAGCTTCATGCCGGGCGCTTCGCCCGCCATCATCTCCTCGTGAACGAGGCGGCGGAGACGCCGGTCGACAATCTCCTGCTGGGCGGGGCCGCGCGGCTGACGCTGCTCGCGGGGGGCTGCGCCTGCTGCGAGGGGCAGGCGCAGCTGCGCGCCGCCCTGCGCGCGATCTGCGAGACCGAGAGCGGCCCGGAGGCGGGCGGGATCGAAGGGATTCTGCTCGAGACCTCGGGGCTGGCCGATCCGGGCGCCATCGCGGCCATGGTCGCGGCCGATCCGGTGCTGGTGCGCAGACTGGCCTTGGCGGAGACGCTGGTGCTGGTCGATGCGGCGCATGGGACGGCGCAGCTTGCCGCCGAACCGCTCGCCCGCGCGCAGATCGAGGCGGCGGGGCGGCTCGTGCTGACGAAGCCCGCCGCTGCGCCGGATCTGGCGCGGCTCGCGGCCACGTTGCGCGCCCTTGCGCCGGAGGCGGAGCTGTCCGCGGCCGAGAGGGGCGTGCCGGTGCCGCTGCCCGCGGGTGCGGCCGAGCCCTATCCTCTGCCCCCGCTTGCGGCGGCGGCTCCGATCCGGCCGCATCGGCTGCGCATCGGGGCGGAAGGAGGCTGGGTCGCGCTTTCGACCTGGCTCTCGGCGCTGTTGCAGGCCCGCGGCGAGGATGTGGTGCGGGTGAAGGGGGTCGTGCGCACGCCGGCGGGGCGGCTCCTCCTCCAGTCCGTGCGCCGGATGGTGCAGCCGCCCGAGACCCTGCCCGAGGGGGCCGACCTGCCCGGCCCCGCCCCGCCCCCGAGGAGGGAACGCTCGTGCTGATCGGGCGCAACATCGACGA
This window contains:
- a CDS encoding TAXI family TRAP transporter solute-binding subunit: MRTGKPALAGALAGALAILAAPALAQDNFISIGTGAVTGVYYPTGGAICRMMSRNRAEHGIRCAVESTGGSVYNVNAVRSGELDFGVAQSDVQYKAYEGEGTFADQGAYPELRSVFSLHPEPFTVVARADAGIANFEDLKGKRVNVGNPGSGQRDTMEVLMKELGWTMGDFTLTSELQAGEQSQALCDNNIDAMVYTVGHPSGSIQEATTACDAVLVNVAGEAVDKLVEANPYYRKATIPGGMYRGNAEPTQTFGVGATLVTSANTPDDVVYALVKAVFSDIDQFRSLHPAFAELEPSEMVSDGLSAPLHPGAEKYFREAGLIK
- a CDS encoding MurR/RpiR family transcriptional regulator, whose protein sequence is MQQETEIREALARVAAGDAPILRGFAVWLLDNLSAVAFNSTRSLAALAGTNPNTVTRLAREIGFDGYDSFRSAVQEVVQRRNIRYGERAEALRHRSEADIWGEALTANLGNIETLFSAEGMDLLESCVEPLLAARRVHTIGVRSCFGLAHYFSYVGGRAFANFIEVPVTPGAILDQVASATPEDIVVAITYEHYSAEVVRACHVARSCGARILALTDSHSAPVAEGAWKVVRLPMAGPQILPSLTAAYIALELLLSAMAARSPDAAARLLGFEARMERFGGYVRHR
- a CDS encoding polysaccharide deacetylase family protein: MAKKIYCAFGTDIDSVAGWIGSYGGGDSPSDIQRGIFATEVGIPRLLRLFRKYDLRTSFFIPGHSLETFPDQMKMIVDHGHEIGAHGYLHENPVAMTAQQEEDVLVKSIELIDKLSGRAPRGYVAPWWEMSAATAGLLKKYDFSYDHSQGYRDFQPFYARVGDEWNVIDYTKQARDWMHPLKHGHEIDLVDIAANWYVDDLPPMMFMKKAPNSHGFVNPRDIEEMWRDQFDWVYREMDYAVFAFTIHPDVSGRPQVLLMLERLIEYINGHEGVEWATFEEIADDFRARYPFEGKERPEVI
- a CDS encoding CobW family GTP-binding protein, which gives rise to MAEARRDGRLPLTLVGGFLGAGKSTWLRHQLHAGRFARHHLLVNEAAETPVDNLLLGGAARLTLLAGGCACCEGQAQLRAALRAICETESGPEAGGIEGILLETSGLADPGAIAAMVAADPVLVRRLALAETLVLVDAAHGTAQLAAEPLARAQIEAAGRLVLTKPAAAPDLARLAATLRALAPEAELSAAERGVPVPLPAGAAEPYPLPPLAAAAPIRPHRLRIGAEGGWVALSTWLSALLQARGEDVVRVKGVVRTPAGRLLLQSVRRMVQPPETLPEGADLPGPAPPPRRERSC